One genomic window of Microbacterium sp. BH-3-3-3 includes the following:
- a CDS encoding ATP-binding protein encodes MRFATRMLVVQVATQVAVVAVCTAVFAWLGVQQLRAEADSSALNIARSVAESPQVRDLVAEYSADPGTPVAATLRDGVLQRYAADVTARTEGLFVVITDDHGIRLAHPDPDRLGEVVSTSFTDALAGREVVTWEVGTLGESARAKVPVYPPAGGAPVGEVSVGFERASVFDDLPALLVGIAVAVLLAVAIGAAVALLMRRRLERLTLGVQPEELVALVQTQTAVLEGADEGVLALDDAGVVRVCTAAAERLLGITDAVGRPLSALALAPAVATALAGTGASTGLPVGGRVVFIDVRPVRRGARTLGRVAVLRDRTDVAALSGRLDSVRAMGDALRVQRHENANRLHAAVGLLDAERTAEARAFLADLVDRGSVDWAVPGIDLVGDAMLQSFLGAKALAARERGVTLRVSDDTFLRGTVDDVEDVVAVLGNLVDNAVTAAASAPAPRGVEVAVLGDGDAIVMTVADTGGGIADVDAVFAPRERDDDPTAVHGLGIGLPLSREFARRREGEVWVVDPGGDGHGAVVAARLPGVLRGENE; translated from the coding sequence ATGCGATTCGCCACCCGGATGCTCGTCGTGCAGGTCGCCACGCAGGTCGCCGTGGTCGCGGTGTGCACCGCGGTGTTCGCGTGGCTCGGCGTGCAGCAGCTGAGAGCCGAGGCCGACTCCTCGGCGCTGAACATCGCGCGCTCGGTCGCCGAGTCGCCCCAGGTGCGCGACCTCGTCGCCGAGTACTCCGCCGACCCCGGCACGCCGGTCGCCGCGACCCTCCGCGACGGTGTCCTCCAGCGGTACGCCGCCGACGTCACCGCCCGCACCGAAGGCCTGTTCGTCGTGATCACCGACGATCACGGCATCCGTCTGGCCCACCCCGATCCGGACCGCCTCGGCGAGGTGGTGAGCACGAGCTTCACCGACGCGCTCGCGGGCCGCGAGGTCGTGACGTGGGAGGTCGGCACCCTGGGGGAGTCCGCCCGCGCCAAGGTCCCCGTCTATCCGCCCGCCGGCGGTGCCCCGGTCGGCGAGGTGAGCGTCGGGTTCGAGCGGGCGAGCGTCTTCGACGATCTCCCCGCCCTCCTCGTCGGCATCGCGGTCGCGGTGCTGCTGGCCGTCGCCATCGGCGCGGCCGTCGCGCTGCTCATGCGCCGCCGGCTCGAGCGACTGACGCTCGGGGTGCAGCCCGAGGAGCTCGTCGCCCTCGTGCAGACCCAGACCGCCGTGCTCGAGGGCGCCGACGAGGGAGTGCTCGCGCTCGACGACGCGGGGGTCGTGCGGGTCTGCACCGCCGCGGCCGAACGCCTGCTCGGGATCACGGATGCCGTCGGCCGCCCCCTCTCCGCCCTCGCCCTCGCGCCCGCCGTCGCCACCGCCCTGGCCGGCACCGGCGCGAGCACGGGGCTGCCCGTCGGCGGCCGGGTCGTCTTCATCGACGTGCGCCCTGTCCGCCGCGGTGCGCGCACGCTCGGGCGCGTCGCGGTTCTGCGTGACCGTACCGACGTCGCCGCGCTGTCGGGGCGTCTCGACAGCGTCCGGGCGATGGGCGACGCCCTGCGCGTGCAGCGGCACGAGAACGCCAACCGTCTGCACGCGGCGGTGGGCCTGCTGGATGCGGAGCGTACGGCCGAGGCCCGCGCCTTCCTCGCCGACCTCGTCGACCGCGGTTCGGTCGACTGGGCGGTGCCGGGGATCGACCTCGTCGGCGACGCGATGCTGCAGTCCTTCCTCGGGGCGAAGGCGCTCGCCGCGCGCGAACGCGGGGTGACGTTGAGGGTCTCCGACGACACGTTCCTGCGGGGCACCGTCGACGACGTCGAAGACGTCGTGGCCGTGCTCGGCAACCTCGTCGACAACGCGGTGACCGCCGCGGCCTCGGCCCCCGCGCCGCGCGGAGTCGAGGTCGCCGTGCTGGGCGACGGCGACGCCATCGTGATGACCGTGGCCGACACGGGTGGGGGCATCGCCGACGTCGATGCCGTCTTCGCCCCCCGCGAGCGCGACGACGACCCGACCGCGGTGCACGGCCTCGGGATCGGGCTGCCGCTCTCGCGCGAGTTCGCCCGCCGTCGCGAGGGCGAGGTGTGGGTGGTCGACCCGGGTGGTGACGGCCACGGTGCCGTCGTGGCCGCCCGCTTGCCGGGAGTCCTGCGAGGAGAGAACGAATGA
- a CDS encoding response regulator, with protein sequence MTDIRVLVVDDDFRVAGLHRDAVAARPGFVALEPARTVGEARAAVASHQPDLLLADVYLPDGDGVDLVRSVGVDAFVLSAATDAATVRRAFTAGALAFLVKPFDTRVLAERLDRYARYRNLLSNSRPLSQDDIDRAASVMRGEREGPSLARSATEQTVLAALGADEASASEVAERIGVSRATAQRHLTALAERGLVQVSLRYGSTGRPEHRFRVGA encoded by the coding sequence ATGACCGACATCCGCGTCCTGGTCGTCGACGACGACTTCCGTGTGGCGGGGTTGCACCGCGACGCCGTCGCGGCCCGCCCGGGCTTCGTCGCCCTGGAGCCGGCGCGGACGGTCGGCGAGGCCCGCGCCGCGGTCGCCTCGCACCAGCCCGACCTGCTGCTGGCCGACGTGTACCTGCCCGACGGCGACGGTGTCGACCTCGTGCGCTCGGTCGGCGTCGACGCGTTCGTGCTGTCCGCGGCGACCGATGCCGCGACCGTCCGCCGCGCGTTCACCGCCGGGGCGCTGGCCTTCCTCGTCAAACCCTTCGACACGCGCGTGCTGGCCGAGCGTCTCGACCGCTACGCCCGGTACCGCAACCTGCTCTCCAACTCGCGGCCGCTGTCGCAGGACGACATCGACCGCGCGGCATCCGTGATGCGCGGGGAGCGCGAGGGGCCGTCGCTCGCCCGCTCGGCGACCGAGCAGACCGTGCTGGCGGCTCTGGGCGCCGACGAGGCCTCGGCGAGCGAGGTGGCCGAGCGCATCGGCGTCTCGCGTGCGACCGCGCAGCGGCACCTGACGGCCCTGGCCGAGCGCGGCCTGGTGCAGGTGAGCCTCCGGTACGGCTCGACGGGCCGCCCCGAGCACCGCTTCCGCGTCGGCGCCTGA